The genome window GAACGGCTTCCTTATAAGCATAGTAGTTGAAAAAAGTGCCCCTTGAAACGTGCGAGGCTTTGGCAATATCGGTGGCTGTGGTCTGGTGGAACCCCTTCTCACGAAAAAGGTTGATGGCGGTACGGAAAATGCGGTCTCGACGGCGCTGTTTCTGCCTTTCCCGAAGCGTGAGCATGAAGAGATTGTACCCGAGTCCAATAAGTTGCGCTAGTCAGCTCAGGCTGAGAATATCTCTTTCCAGGGCATATGGTAAAGCCCAGTGGAGTAGTTTCAAACAAAGCCCCGCCAAGGCAAACCGATAAAACTTCCGTTGCGTTGTACAGTAAACATTTGTTATGCGTCGTCGTTCCCAATTCAGCCTGCTGTGGGCCATATGGAACCTATTCCAACCCAAAGCAAGCCGCAGCCGAGGCCGCCGCAGGGGTGACCAAATATGGCTGTTTCTGCTGTTTTTGGGGGTGGTGGGCTATCTGGTCTGGGATGCCTACCTTCGCCCAATTCCACCAGTGTACAAAGCTTCCGGCGGCCTCGAGCTGTACTTTGCTCCCGAGCAGGGGCGTGCGGCCAAGGGTCGCCTGATTGGTCTGATCGGTGCTGCCCAAAACCGTATTGAGGTAGCCGCGCTCGAGCTCGAAGACCGCGAAATTGGGCAGGCGCTGGTACAGGCCGCGGCCAGAGGTGTGCGGGTGCGGATGCTCAACGATAGCGACTACCGTCGCGAAACCCACGAAAGCCTGGGCGTAAGCAGCAGCAGCCCGGCCCGCTGCGAAACCCTACAGCGGATACAGGTCTGCTACGACAGCCGCCCCAACGCCCTGATGCACCACAAGTTTGTAGTGGTGGACGACCTGGGGGTCTGGACGGGCAGCACCAACCTGACCTGGAACGCCTTTGAGCGCAACAACGAAAATAGCCTGTGGCTGCCGGTGCCGGGCCTGGTGCAGGTCTACCGGGCCGAGTTCGAGGCCCTGTTCGCGGGTCAGGAAAATGGGCTGGGTCGTTCTGCACGCTTCCAGATTGGGAGCACCCTGGGCGCGGTTTACTTTAGCCCCGCAGGTGGACAAAAAGCCCGCAACGCCATCCTCGAGCTGCTGGGACGGGCTCAGCGGGAAA of Meiothermus sp. contains these proteins:
- a CDS encoding phospholipase D-like domain-containing protein — protein: MWNLFQPKASRSRGRRRGDQIWLFLLFLGVVGYLVWDAYLRPIPPVYKASGGLELYFAPEQGRAAKGRLIGLIGAAQNRIEVAALELEDREIGQALVQAAARGVRVRMLNDSDYRRETHESLGVSSSSPARCETLQRIQVCYDSRPNALMHHKFVVVDDLGVWTGSTNLTWNAFERNNENSLWLPVPGLVQVYRAEFEALFAGQENGLGRSARFQIGSTLGAVYFSPAGGQKARNAILELLGRAQREIWVAAYVLTDTRIVEALVKAHRRGVRVRVVIDTRNLENSRDETLKQAGVDVRKDGNPYTMHHKVMVVDGEWVITGSYNFTNSGFGRNNENLLILRDSALAQRYQREVESIWRAGRRL